From Schizosaccharomyces pombe strain 972h- genome assembly, chromosome: II, the proteins below share one genomic window:
- the cdc23 gene encoding MCM-associated protein Mcm10, whose protein sequence is MHDPFIAEENDLDLEEKRLQRQLNEIQEKKRLRSAQKEASSENAEVIQVPRSPPQQVRVLTVSSPSKLKSPKRLILGIDKGKTGKDVSLGKGPRGPLPKPFHERLAEARNQERKRSDKLKTMKKNRKQSFQRKRNILEDGKSEEEKFPMKCDEIDPYSRQAIVIRYISDEVAKENIGGNQVYLIHQLLKLVRAPKFEAPEVDNYVVMGIVASNSGTRETVNGNKYCMLTLTDLKWQLECFLFGKAFERYWKIQSGTVIALLNPEVLKPKNPDIGRFSLKLDSEYDVLLEIGRSKHLGYCSSRRKSGELCKHWLDKRAGDVCEYHVDLAVQRSMSTRTEFASSMATMHEPRARREKRFRGQGFQGYFAGEKYSAIPNAVAGLYDAEDAVQTERERKERYKKQRAQAEREREILVRLSKRCCASSSSSSNSNNLSTGMSMRTLGHQYLNLQGSGVKNLHDKGNPTALSKDSEIDSSTKKPSVLASFNASIMNPKSSLPSFSNSAILGTNDAASGTPVPQDTTSTKVSPAVVFTSSPRIFSPQSLRKIGFDPTHSADASTTHSTATGLSRSGSLKNIKFRYEFTESDDEDDLEIVP, encoded by the coding sequence ATGCATGATCCCTTCATTGCAGAAGAAAATGACTTGGACCTGGAAGAAAAGAGGTTACAGAGGCAGCTAAATGAAATTCAAGAAAAGAAGCGTCTACGAAGTGCTCAAAAGGAGGCTTCTTCGGAGAACGCTGAAGTTATTCAGGTTCCAAGATCTCCTCCTCAGCAAGTTCGTGTCCTTACAGTCAGCTCGCCTAGTAAACTAAAAAGTCCCAAGCGATTGATATTAGGAATCGATAAAGGAAAGACGGGGAAAGATGTTTCATTAGGAAAAGGGCCTCGAGGGCCTCTACCAAAACCATTTCACGAACGACTTGCAGAGGCAAGGAACCAAGAAAGGAAGAGGAGcgataaattgaaaacgatgaaaaaaaatagaaagcAATCGTTCCAGAGGAAGCGAAACATACTTGAAGATGGAAAAAGTGAAGAGGAGAAATTTCCTATGAAATGTGATGAAATCGATCCTTATTCAAGACAAGCCATTGTTATTCGATACATAAGTGATGAGGTTGCTAAGGAAAATATAGGGGGAAATCAAGTTTATCTCATTCACCAACTACTCAAACTAGTAAGAGCTCCTAAATTTGAAGCGCCAGAAGTTGACAACTATGTAGTTATGGGCATTGTTGCCAGTAATAGTGGAACCAGAGAAACTGTGAATGGGAATAAATATTGTATGCTAACACTGACTGACTTGAAATGGCAACTGGAGTGCTTCCTGTTTGGAAAGGCGTTTGAACGATACTGGAAGATCCAGAGTGGTACTGTCATTGCGCTTCTCAATCCTGAAGTACTAAAGCCAAAGAACCCAGACATTGGACGCTTTTCTCTGAAGCTGGATTCTGAGTACGATGTACTTTTAGAGATTGGTCGCTCCAAACACCTTGGCTATTGTTCCAGCCGAAGAAAAAGCGGTGAACTATGTAAACATTGGCTCGACAAGCGTGCCGGAGATGTATGTGAATATCACGTTGACCTCGCTGTCCAGCGGTCCATGTCTACGCGAACGGAGTTTGCTTCAAGTATGGCGACTATGCACGAGCCTCGCGCACGACGTGAAAAGCGATTTCGTGGACAAGGGTTCCAAGGATACTTTGCTGGGGAAAAGTATTCCGCAATTCCTAACGCAGTAGCTGGTTTGTATGATGCAGAAGACGCCGTTCAGACCGAGAGGGAGCGCAAGGAACGATACAAAAAACAACGAGCGCAGGCTGAACGCGAGCGTGAAATTTTGGTGCGATTATCGAAGCGATGTTGCGCTTCCTCTTCGTCTAGCTCTAACTCGAATAACCTCTCTACGGGAATGTCGATGCGAACACTCGGCCATCAGTATCTAAATTTACAAGGTTCCGGcgttaaaaatttacatgACAAGGGTAATCCCACTGCTCTTTCTAAAGATAGCGAAATTGATTCATCGACGAAAAAACCATCCGTTCTGGCCTCTTTTAATGCATCTATAATGAACCCTAAATCCTCTCTACCATCTTTTTCTAACTCTGCTATTCTCGGCACTAACGATGCGGCATCAGGGACACCCGTTCCACAAGATACTACATCCACCAAAGTTTCCCCAGCGGTAGTGTTTACCTCTTCGCCGAGGATTTTTTCCCCCCAAAGTCTACGAAAAATAGGTTTCGATCCAACGCATTCCGCAGATGCATCTACAACGCACTCCACAGCGACTGGACTTTCACGATCCGGCTCcctaaaaaatatcaaattccGATATGAATTTACTGAGAGTGATGATGAGGATGACTTAGAAATAGTTCCCTGA
- the sro1 gene encoding protein sro1, whose translation MFSILKQGVISKSLLAATSLKATASRFSFSTSVASRVDGTKNGWSFTASNVADQTTDIGINSESAMSCNDQEQPLSFYVQTVRDDLNSPNWGAEQRKGAFDWEVSA comes from the coding sequence ATGTTTTCTATTCTTAAACAAGGTGTCATCTCCAAGTCTCTTTTAGCCGCTACCTCTTTAAAGGCAACGGCTTCAAGATTTTCCTTCTCTACTAGTGTTGCTTCCCGTGTTGACGGTACTAAGAATGGTTGGTCTTTTACCGCATCCAATGTTGCTGATCAAACCACCGATATCGGCATTAACTCTGAGTCGGCTATGAGCTGTAACGACCAAGAGCAACCTCTTTCCTTTTACGTTCAAACTGTCAGAGATGACTTGAACTCTCCTAATTGGGGAGCTGAGCAAAGAAAGGGTGCATTTGATTGGGAAGTAAGCGCTTAA
- the arp1 gene encoding centractin family actin-like protein Arp1, which translates to MTVTEIFDNQPICIDNGSGFIKAGFAGDDIPKCLFPTCVGRIKHERVMPSSIQKDMFVGSEAQNLRGLLKIQRPIERGIIQNWSDMEEIWSYIYSDQQLNTLPEEHPLLLTEPPLANIRNKEKIAEYFYETLNVPALSFSLQPVLALYASARTTGIVLECGDGLTHSVPIYDGFSIPSAIQQEEIGGRDVTDYLQLQLRKSGHELVSSAEKEIVREIKEKCCYVASDFRSEIESWTEHKPQIHTYQLPDNQTITLGTECFSAPEVLFNPEMMGSEASGLHIQLFKSILLSDIDLRSTLYSNIVLSGGSTLLRGFGERFISELRAISGKKNQVKIYASPERMHNAWLGGSILASLSTFRRLLITSEEYKNDQNVIFRRRF; encoded by the exons ATGACTGTTACTGAAAT CTTTGATAATCAGCCGATATGTATCGACAAT GGCTCTGGATTTATTAAAGCTGGATTCGCTGGCGATGATATTCCCAAATGCCTTTTTCCGACTTG TGTTGGAAGAATTAAGCATGAGCGTGTCATGCCAAGTAGTATCCAAAAAGATATGTTTGTTGGTTCTGAGGCTCAAAATCTTCGCGGGTTGCTTAAAATTCAACGTCCAATTGAACGGGGAATCATCCAAAATTGGTCCGATATGGAAGAGATTTGGAGCTATATTTATTCAGATCAACAGCTCAATACTTTACCGGAAGAACATCCCTTGCTTTTAACCGAACCTCCTTTGGCTAACATCcgaaacaaagaaaaaattgcagAGTATTTTTATGAAACGTTAAACGTTCCAGCATTGAGCTTTTCCTTGCAGCCTGTATTGGCACTGTATGCCTCCGCACGTACAACTGGCATTGTTCTTGAATGTGGAGATGGCTTGACTCATAGTGTTCCTATTTATGATGGGTTTTCCATTCCATCAGCTATACAACAAGAGGAAATTGGAGGTCGTGACGTTACAGATTATTTGCAATTGCAACTTCGAAAATCTGGCCACGAACTCGTCAGCTCGGCGGAGAAAGAAATTGTCCgggaaattaaagaaaaatgttgCTACGTAGCATCTGACTTTAGATCAGAAATAGAATCATGGACTGAACACAAACCGCAGATTCATACATATCAACTCCCAGACAACCAAACTATAACTTTGGGTACAGAATGCTTTTCTGCGCCTGAGGTTTTATTCAACCCGGAAATGATGGGTTCTGAGGCGTCTGGTCTTCACATACAATTGTTCAAGTCTATTTTATTGTCCGACATCGATTTAAGGTCAACCTTATATTCAAACATTGTACTTTCTGGAGGTTCAACGTTATTGAGAGGATTTGGGGAGAGATTCATCTCTGAGTTACGTGCAATTTCtgggaaaaaaaatcaagttaAAATTTATGCTTCCCCTGAACGTATGCATAATGCTTGGCTTGGCGGCTCAATATTAGCCAGTCTAAGTACATTTCGTCGGCTTTTAATTACTTCAGAGGAGTATAAAAATGATCAAAACGTAATTTTTAGGCGAAGATTTTGA
- the mrm1 gene encoding ribose methyltransferase — protein sequence MIRSRVNLAREVPKKAKAHLSKERRLIKEDSEFVFGTHSVKNALATRKRECRALYVQNADIHSEFEEFLNKLQYKIPIKSVNKEHLNQITACRPHNGVVLEASSLNVPTISDLLFPAGEEYNNKNGQDSPHNDLNEGKSSSSDNYPPLYVYVDGITDPQNMGAVIRSAYILGAKGILLSKKHNTFLSPVVSKASAGALEVFNISHVKNPMVFLRNSVLKGWKVIGTKPALPDNKDQIYTPHKIKTELMNEPKILVLGSEKGLRTNILTQCSHYVSIPGGDKYVDSLNVSVAAGILLYSLVN from the exons ATGATACGAAGTCGTGTTAATTTAGCACGCGAGGTGCCCAAAAAAGCCAAAGCGCATTTGTCCAAGGAGCGGCGGTTAATTAAAGAGGATTCGGAATTCGTATTTGGAACGCATTCAGTAAAAAATGCCCTTGCAACGCGCAAAAGAGAATGTCGAGCACTTTATGTTCAAAATGCTGACATTCATAgtgaatttgaagaatttttgaacaaaCTACAGTACAAAATACCAATAAAAAGTGTGAATAAAGAACatttaaatcaaatcaCAGCATGCCGACCTCACAAT GGGGTTGTTTTGGAGGCATCCTCGTTGAATGTTCCAACAATATCAGATTTACTTTTCCCAGCTGGGGAAGAGTACAACAACAAAAATGGGCAGGATTCTCCACATAATGATTTGAATGAGGGTAAAAGCTCATCGTCCGATAACTATCCTCCACTTTATGTTTACGTTGACGGTATAACAGATCCTCAAAATATGGGTGCCGTTATTCGAAGCGCT TATATTTTAGGCGCTAAAGGGAttttattatcaaaaaaacataataCATTCTTGTCACCGGTCGTTAGTAAAGCTTCAGCTGGAGCTCTTGAAGTCTTCAACATTAGCCACGTGAAAAATCCTATGGTCTTTTTGAGGAACTCAGTTTTAAAAGGTTGGAAAGTCATAGGGACCAAGCCAGCTTTGCCAGATAACAAAGATCAAATTTACACCCCGcataaaatcaaaacagAACTAATGAATGAACCGAAAATACTTGTACTAGGAAGTGAAA AGGGTTTAAGAACGAACATTTTAACGCAATGTTCTCATTATGTTTCAATTCCCGGCGGTGATAAATACGTTGATTCATTAAACGTCTCAGTAGCTGCTGGTATTCTTTTGTATAGCTTAgtgaattga
- the ilv5 gene encoding acetohydroxyacid reductoisomerase, producing the protein MSFRNSSRMAMKALRTMGSRRLATRSMSVMARTIAAPSMRFAPRMTAPLMQTRGMRVMDFAGTKENVWERSDWPREKLVDYFKNDTLAIIGYGSQGHGQGLNARDQGLNVIVGVRKDGASWKQAIEDGWVPGKTLFPVEEAIKKGSIIMNLLSDAAQTETWPKIAPLITKGKTLYFSHGFSVIFKDQTKIHPPKDVDVILVAPKGSGRTVRTLFKEGRGINSSFAVYQDVTGKAQEKAIGLAVAVGSGFIYQTTFKKEVISDLVGERGCLMGGINGLFLAQYQVLRERGHSPAEAFNETVEEATQSLYPLIGKYGLDYMFAACSTTARRGAIDWTPRFLEANKKVLNELYDNVENGNEAKRSLEYNSAPNYRELYDKELEEIRNLEIWKAGEVVRSLRPEHNKH; encoded by the coding sequence ATGTCTTTCCGTAATTCCTCTAGAATGGCCATGAAGGCCTTGCGTACTATGGGTAGCCGTCGTTTGGCTACTCGTAGCATGTCTGTTATGGCTCGCACCATTGCTGCCCCCAGCATGCGTTTTGCGCCTCGCATGACCGCCCCTTTGATGCAAACTCGCGGTATGCGTGTTATGGACTTTGCCGGTACCAAGGAGAACGTTTGGGAGCGTTCTGACTGGCCTCGTGAAAAGCTTGTTGACTACTTCAAGAACGACACTCTTGCCATCATTGGATACGGATCTCAAGGACATGGTCAAGGTTTGAACGCTCGTGATCAAGGTTTGAACGTTATTGTCGGTGTCCGTAAGGATGGTGCTTCCTGGAAGCAAGCTATTGAAGACGGTTGGGTCCCTGGTAAGACTTTGTTCCCCGTCGAGGAGGCCATCAAGAAGGGTTCTATCATCATGAACCTTTTGTCCGATGCCGCTCAAACTGAGACTTGGCCCAAGATTGCTCCCCTTATTACCAAGGGTAAGACTTTGTACTTCTCTCACGGTTTCTCCGTCATCTTCAAGGATCAAACTAAGATTCACCCCCCTAAGGATGTTGATGTTATCCTTGTCGCTCCCAAGGGTTCTGGTCGTACCGTTCGTACCCTTTTCAAGGAAGGTCGTGGTATTAACTCTTCCTTCGCTGTTTACCAAGACGTTACTGGTAAGGCTCAAGAAAAGGCCATTGGTTTGGCTGTTGCCGTCGGTTCCGGTTTCATCTACCAAACCACTTTCAAGAAGGAGGTTATCTCCGATTTGGTTGGTGAGCGTGGATGTCTCATGGGTGGTATCAACGGTCTTTTCTTGGCTCAATACCAAGTTTTGCGTGAACGTGGTCACTCCCCTGCTGAGGCTTTCAACGAGACTGTTGAAGAGGCCACTCAATCCCTTTACCCCTTGATTGGCAAGTACGGTCTTGACTACATGTTTGCCGCTTGCTCTACCACCGCTCGTCGTGGTGCCATTGACTGGACTCCTCGTTTCCTTGAGGCTAACAAGAAGGTCCTTAATGAATTGTATGACAATGTTGAGAACGGTAACGAGGCTAAGCGTTCCTTGGAATACAACTCTGCTCCCAACTACCGTGAGCTTTACGATAAGGAGTTGGAGGAAATCCGCAACTTGGAAATCTGGAAGGCTGGTGAGGTTGTTCGTTCTCTCCGTCCTGAACACAACAAGCACTAG
- the met6 gene encoding homoserine O-acetyltransferase Met6 produces MESQSPIESIVFTDSCHPSQQENKFVQLISDQKIAIVPKFTLECGDILYDVPVAFKTWGTLNKEGNNCLLLCHALSGSADAGDWWGPLLGPGRAFDPSHFFIVCLNSLGSPYGSASPVTWNAETHSVYGPEFPLATIRDDVNIHKLILQRLGVKQIAMAVGGSMGGMLVLEWAFDKEFVRSIVPISTSLRHSAWCISWSEAQRQSIYSDPKFNDGYYGIDDQPVSGLGAARMSALLTYRSKCSFERRFARTVPDASRHPYPDRLPTPLTPSNAHWVVHNEGNRNRRERPCRSNGSSPTSESALNSPASSVSSLPSLGASQTTDSSSLNQSSLLRRPANTYFSAQSYLRYQAKKFVSRFDANCYISITKKLDTHDITRGRGSDSPKEVMKDLSLPVLVLGIESDGLFTFDEQVEIAKSFPNATLEKIISAEGHDGFLLEFTQVNSHIQKFQKEHLIDIMSQTNSFERLDSQVNDTNRESVFGEMEDITSCYPTGYHPGVTVV; encoded by the exons atggaATCTCAATCTCCGATTGAATCAATTGTCTTTACTGACTCCTGTCATCCGTCTCAgcaagaaaataaatttgttcaGCTTATTTCagatcaaaaaattgcaattgTTCCCAAATTTACGTTGGAGTGTGGCGACATCCTTTACGATGTTCCCGTTGCCTTCAAGACTTGGGGTACTTTGAATAAAGAAGGAAACAATTGTCTTCTTCTTTGTCATGCTTTAAGTGGTTCTGCTGATGCTGGAGATTGGTGGGGTCCTTTACTCGGTCCTGGTCGTGCGTTTGATCCATCACATTTCTTTATCGTATGCCTTAATTCTCTTGGTAGCCCATACGGAAGCGCCTCTCCTGTTACATGGAACGCTGAGACTCATAGTGTTTATGGGCCAGAATTTCCTTTAGCAACCATACGTGATGATGTAAACATCCATAAACTTATTTTACAAAGATTGGGTGTAAAGCAAATTGCTATGGCAGTAGGTGGCTCCATGGGTGGTATGCTGGTTTTGGAGTGGGCATTTGATAAGGAATTTGTGCGATCAATTGTTCCCATTTCTACCTCTCTTCGTCATTCCGCGTGGTGCATTAGCTGGTCTGAAGCGCAACGCCAGAGTATATATTCTGACCCTAAGTTTAATGATGGATACTACGGCATAGACGATCAGCCTGTAAGTGGCCTTGGAGCTGCTCGTATGTCTGCCTTGTTGACATATCGCTCCAAATGTTCTTTCGAACGTCGCTTTGCCCGTACTGTTCCTGATGCGTCTCGTCACCCCTATCCAGATCGTTTACCCACTCCTCTCACGCCCAGTAATGCACATTGGGTCGTTCACAACGAAGGAAACCGTAATCGCCGTGAACGACCTTGTCGATCCAATGGATCATCACCTACTTCTGAAAGTGCTTTAAATTCCCCCGCCTCTTCTGTCTCGTCTTTACCTTCTTTAGGTGCCTCTCAGACTACAGACAGTTCTTCCCTTAACCAGAGTTCGTTATTAAGACGTCCTGCTAATACTTACTTCTCTGCGCAATCGTATTTACGTTACCAAGCGAAGAAGTTTGTAAGTCGCTTTGATGCTAATTGTTACATTTCGATTACTAAAAAGTTGGACACCCATGATATTACTCGTGGACGCGGTTCAGACTCTCCTAAGGAAGTCATGAAGGATTTGTCTTTACCCGTACTCGTACTCGGTATTGAAAGCGATGGTCTTTTCACATTTGACGAACAAGTTGAAATTGCCAAATCTTTTCCCAATGCTACcttggaaaaaattatttcgGCCGAAGGCCACGACGGTTTTTTGCTTGAGTTTACTCAAGTAAACTCacatattcaaaaattccaaaaggAACATTTAATTGATATCATGTCTCAAACTAATTCCTTTGAGCGACTTGATTCCCAAGTTAATGATACCAACCGCGAAAGCGTTTTTGGAGAAATGGAAGACATAACCTCCTG TTATCCTACTGGTTACCATCCTGGTGTTACAGTGGTATAA
- the alg5 gene encoding dolichyl-phosphate beta-glucosyltransferase Alg5, which produces MVVYIVLYTCLAGFILLFLVYYYLTHSHCPRKQLEGEETCVFIENGQKKSLTLEKWSTSDNIQITVIVPAYNESKRIGNMLQETVDHLEKYYRSSSSAGQRRWEILIVDDESKDTTVNAVLEFSNKLDLRDHLRVCSLKRNRGKGGAVTWGMLYARGQYAIFADADGASQFSDLELLFKNMPPGPRGGVVVGSRAHMVNTAAVVKRSFIRNFLMHCFHKLLQILGIREIGDTQCGFKLFSREAYQSIFPRMHVEGWIFDIEVLTLARFFGLPIIEVPITWHEVGGSKMTLLKDSISMAIDLLVIRLNYTFGIWERPSAKRIT; this is translated from the exons ATGGTAGTATACATCGTTTTATACACCTGCCTTGCGGGATTTATCCTTTTGTTCTTG GTTTACTATTATTTAACTCATTCTCATTGCCCGAGGAAGCAACTGGAAGGAGAGGAAACATGTGTATTCATTGAGAACggtcaaaaaaaaagtttgacTCTTGAGAAGTGGAGCACTTCTGATAATATACAAATAACGGTCATTGTTCCCGCGTATAATGAGTCTAAACGAATCGGAAACATGCTCCAAGAGACAGTCGATCACttggaaaaatattatcgttcctcttcttcagcAGGACAACGTCGGTGGGAGATCCTTATAGTTGACGACGAGAGTAAGGATACGACGGTGAATGCAGTGCTAGAGTTTTCTAACAAACTGGATTTGCGGGATCATTTACGAGTTTGCTCACTCAAACGGAATCGTGGTAAAGGCGGTGCGGTAACTTGGGGCATGTTGTACGCTAGAGGTCAATATGCAATTTTTGCTGATGCAGATGGTGCTTCTCAATTTTCTGATTTGGAGctcctttttaaaaatatgcCACCCGGACCAAGGGGTGGTGTCGTTGTTGGCTCGCGTGCTCATATGGTGAACACGGCTGCAGTAGTAAAGCGCTCATTTATTAGGAACTTTTTGATGCACTGTTTTCACAAACTTTTACAAATCTTAGGGATCAGGGAGATTGGCGATACGCAATGTGGCTTCAAGCTTTTTTCTCGTGAGGCATATCAAAGTATTTTCCCTCGTATGCATGTTGAAGGAtggatttttgatattgaaGTATTAACACTTGCTCGTTTTTTCGGTTTACCTATCATTGAAGTTCCCATTACTTGGCATGAAGTTGGCGGTAGTAAAATGACTCTCTTGAAAGACAGTATTTCAATGGCAATCGATTTGTTGGTAATTCGGTTGAACTATACATTTGGTATATGGGAAAGGCCCTCGGCTAAGCGTATTACTTAA
- the arg5 gene encoding arginine specific carbamoyl-phosphate synthase subunit Arg5 has product MLRFLKPFPLRFGKRFYSKVPPVTNHERILPKQPSFPTAPAQNEIATLTIRNGPIFHGTSFGANRNVSGEAVFTTSPVGYVESLTDPSYKQQILIFTQPLIGNYGVPDCKKRDENGLLRHFESPHIQCAGVVVNDYATKYSHWTAVESLGEWCAREGVAAITGVDTRAIVTFLREQGSSLAKISIGEEYDANDDEAFINPEEVNLVSQVSTREPFFVSGGDGMLNIAVIDCGVKENILRSLVSRGASVTVFPFDYPIQNVASNYDGIFLTNGPGDPTHLTKTVNNLRELMNTYNGPIMGICMGHQLLALSTGAKTIKLKYGNRGHNIPALDIASGNCHITSQNHGYAVDASTLPAEWKATWTNLNDQSNEGIAHVSRPISSVQFHPEARGGPMDTFYLFDNYIKEAIKYQKSRTA; this is encoded by the coding sequence atgttgcgatttttgaaaccatTCCCTTTGAGATTTGgtaaaagattttattcTAAGGTTCCTCCTGTCACCAATCACGAGCGTATTTTACCAAAGCAACCTTCTTTTCCTACAGCTCCTGCGCAAAACGAGATTGCCACCCTCACGATTCGCAATGGTCCTATCTTTCACGGCACTTCCTTTGGTGCCAACAGAAATGTATCTGGTGAAGCTGTTTTCACCACTTCTCCTGTCGGCTACGTTGAGTCATTGACTGACCCTTCTTACAAGCAGCAAATTCTAATTTTCACTCAACCATTGATCGGAAATTATGGTGTCCCCGATTGTAAAAAGCGCGATGAAAATGGTCTTTTGCGACACTTTGAATCACCTCATATCCAGTGTGCTGGTGTCGTTGTCAACGATTATGCCACCAAATACTCCCACTGGACTGCAGTTGAGTCGCTCGGTGAATGGTGTGCTCGTGAAGGAGTTGCTGCAATCACCGGTGTCGACACTCGTGCCATCGTTACTTTCTTGCGTGAACAAGGAAGTAGTTTGGCAAAGATCAGTATTGGTGAAGAGTACGACGCCAACGACGACGAAGCGTTTATCAATCCTGAAGAAGTGAATTTAGTTAGCCAGGTTTCCACCCGTGAGCCTTTCTTCGTCAGTGGCGGAGATGGCATGTTGAACATTGCCGTTATTGACTGTGGTGTCAAGGAAAACATTCTTCGTTCTTTGGTTTCTCGTGGTGCTAGTGTTACCGTTTTCCCCTTTGATTATCCTATTCAAAATGTTGCTAGCAATTACGATGGCATATTTTTGACTAACGGCCCAGGTGATCCAACCCATCTTACCAAAACCGTTAACAATCTTCGTGAGTTGATGAATACTTACAATGGTCCAATTATGGGCATTTGTATGGGTCATCAGCTTCTCGCTCTTTCCACAGGTGCTAAGACTATTAAACTTAAATATGGTAACCGTGGCCATAATATTCCCGCATTAGACATTGCTTCTGGTAACTGCCATATTACTTCTCAAAACCACGGTTACGCTGTGGATGCATCTACTCTCCCAGCTGAGTGGAAGGCTACTTGGACTAATTTGAATGATCAATCTAACGAAGGTATTGCCCATGTTTCTCGTCCTATTTCTTCTGTCCAATTCCACCCTGAAGCTCGTGGTGGCCCTATGGATACCTTCTATCTTTTTGACAACTATATCAAGGAGGCCATCAAATATCAAAAGTCTCGTACGgcttaa